Proteins from one Nakamurella multipartita DSM 44233 genomic window:
- a CDS encoding RecB family exonuclease, with product MGSLVSPALAPPDVLAWDDDRLLVTSSSVNTDVRRPRLSASVAKSVSSCAARYVGERVLRMGVESEDPFAPAPVGTVAHTVMERLMQLARTKRTPLAARRIMYQLMVDLTSPNPDKHWPGLPVERTPEWLALVDSAFMGLFGIVDPRKIVVHKTELRLDDVFIGGVPFKGFIDMVSQAEDDDGRWLEIVDYKTGARLPYTPFGAVNDHHDQIRMYRIGLAQKLGSDKRFRGSVYYTRDKLAKSVRVPMRGPDLDATTRRFQSAWRRMNSYADDAAWPAKATPLCGWCPLVATCPTAARERKVARIEGLPTAVDLPIPVRRHRPSCSPAGRSGEDDWAAHESDARHGLDREDLDYDALHADLAGQDGDGRTDCQAVVGPGAGLDAGDRIGTTTKETNMGALLYEDKPFLEVPESRDTLNPNSFAAIGVFGIVSMTVEQLSKAGLPLTARRVRGLARLFGSIVAEVQRDYTGSTNWQQGMNTRARGALHTTVDSLPVPLTGTADDLRGWHEAARKRVAAICRFSVELWDDGEATFDGDYAAVVGG from the coding sequence ATGGGTTCCTTGGTGTCGCCTGCGCTCGCGCCGCCAGACGTGCTGGCGTGGGACGACGACCGGTTGCTGGTGACGTCGTCGTCGGTGAATACCGACGTCCGTCGTCCGCGGTTGTCGGCGTCGGTGGCCAAGTCGGTGTCCTCGTGCGCTGCCCGGTATGTGGGCGAGCGGGTGCTGCGCATGGGGGTGGAGTCCGAGGACCCCTTCGCTCCGGCCCCGGTCGGCACGGTCGCCCACACAGTGATGGAACGTTTGATGCAGCTGGCTCGCACCAAGCGGACCCCGCTGGCCGCCCGCCGGATCATGTACCAGCTGATGGTCGACCTGACCTCGCCCAATCCGGACAAGCATTGGCCCGGCCTGCCGGTGGAGCGGACCCCGGAATGGCTTGCCCTGGTGGACAGCGCCTTCATGGGTCTGTTCGGGATCGTCGACCCGCGCAAGATCGTGGTGCACAAGACCGAACTCCGGTTGGACGACGTCTTCATCGGCGGCGTGCCGTTCAAGGGCTTCATCGACATGGTCTCGCAGGCCGAGGACGACGACGGACGCTGGCTGGAGATCGTCGACTACAAGACCGGGGCTCGGTTGCCCTACACCCCGTTCGGCGCGGTGAACGATCATCACGACCAGATCCGCATGTACCGCATCGGGCTGGCGCAGAAGCTCGGCTCGGACAAGCGGTTCCGCGGATCGGTGTACTACACGCGAGACAAGCTCGCCAAGTCGGTACGCGTGCCGATGCGCGGCCCCGACTTGGACGCCACCACCCGACGCTTCCAGTCCGCGTGGCGGCGCATGAACTCCTACGCCGACGACGCCGCGTGGCCGGCGAAGGCGACCCCGCTGTGCGGCTGGTGCCCGCTGGTCGCCACCTGCCCCACGGCCGCCCGGGAGCGCAAGGTCGCCCGGATCGAGGGCCTGCCAACCGCGGTCGACCTGCCGATCCCCGTCCGCCGACACCGTCCGAGCTGCTCGCCGGCCGGTCGGTCGGGGGAGGACGACTGGGCCGCGCACGAATCCGATGCACGCCACGGGCTCGACCGGGAGGACCTCGACTACGACGCCCTGCACGCCGATCTGGCCGGGCAAGACGGGGACGGACGAACCGATTGCCAGGCCGTTGTCGGCCCGGGCGCCGGACTCGACGCGGGCGACCGCATCGGAACCACGACGAAGGAGACGAACATGGGTGCGCTGCTGTACGAGGACAAGCCGTTCCTGGAGGTGCCCGAAAGCCGGGACACCCTGAACCCCAACAGCTTCGCCGCGATCGGGGTGTTCGGGATCGTGTCGATGACGGTGGAGCAGCTGTCCAAGGCCGGCCTTCCGTTGACGGCGCGCCGGGTCCGGGGACTGGCTCGGCTGTTCGGCAGCATCGTCGCCGAGGTGCAGCGCGACTACACCGGGTCCACCAACTGGCAGCAGGGCATGAACACGCGGGCCCGTGGGGCGCTGCACACCACGGTCGACTCCCTGCCGGTGCCGCTGACCGGGACGGCGGACGACCTGCGGGGCTGGCACGAGGCGGCGCGCAAGCGGGTCGCGGCGATCTGCCGGTTCTCCGTCGAGCTGTGGGACGACGGCGAGGCCACCTTCGACGGTGACTACGCGGCCGTCGTCGGCGGCTGA
- a CDS encoding ASCH domain-containing protein, with protein MTSPELGRIMLISVHPRHVERILDGTKTVELRRTKPAIDPGQPAVIYATMPSGALVATCRIAAVEVSAPSRLWRTVGSAAQVSRAEFDRYYCNSTIAVALHLNDVRPLSDPVTLGQLRARSRFHPPQTWHFVNERDLRFMLGGHPSAHVMAELITC; from the coding sequence GTGACTAGCCCTGAGCTCGGTCGGATCATGCTGATCTCGGTTCACCCACGTCATGTCGAGAGAATCCTCGACGGCACGAAGACCGTCGAGCTCCGTCGGACGAAACCCGCGATCGACCCAGGACAACCCGCTGTGATCTACGCGACCATGCCCTCAGGTGCGCTCGTTGCGACCTGCCGAATCGCAGCGGTCGAGGTATCTGCTCCATCACGACTCTGGCGGACCGTGGGTTCCGCTGCGCAAGTGAGCCGCGCCGAGTTTGATCGCTACTACTGCAACTCAACGATCGCGGTTGCACTGCACCTCAACGATGTCCGACCTCTAAGCGATCCAGTAACGCTCGGGCAGCTTCGCGCTCGCTCTCGATTTCACCCGCCGCAGACGTGGCACTTCGTCAATGAACGCGACCTGCGCTTCATGCTCGGAGGCCACCCTTCTGCCCATGTCATGGCCGAGCTCATCACCTGCTGA
- a CDS encoding DUF4917 family protein produces the protein MRPDNPVPDVRIAQWTDIQGLFHDGDSDDGALLLGNGFSTNIWSRFAYSSLLAESELTGQARELFGRGCNFEAVLANLTVAQQISLVVEPNNLRLHSKLGQLADEIRGGLRQAVQQVHPEPSDLCAGLLPMPGMCHTVGLPRNVLDDVKMHLPRYSVVFTTNYDLITYWVVVSAGMADLFPGGDAFDVERAESWRQDSTQPKIFFLHGALHLWRSLSSNAESKLTTNPGVALLDMIRLATADPDHVPLFISEGSSPDKVARIGASPYLSFCARSLAASRAPLTVLGQALDDVDLHIRELIECHPDRPVAIGVWVGDIPDQTNRPDVLRARATMIRGRLPRSRNVTFFDSSDHPLTDPEMNCG, from the coding sequence GTGCGTCCCGACAACCCCGTGCCTGATGTAAGGATCGCTCAATGGACCGACATCCAAGGACTGTTCCATGACGGAGACAGCGACGATGGAGCACTGCTTCTCGGCAACGGCTTCTCGACGAACATCTGGTCGAGATTTGCCTACTCCAGCCTTCTCGCTGAGTCCGAACTCACTGGCCAGGCGAGGGAGCTCTTCGGAAGGGGATGCAACTTCGAAGCCGTTCTCGCGAACCTTACGGTAGCCCAACAGATTTCGTTGGTCGTTGAACCGAACAACCTAAGGCTGCATAGCAAACTCGGGCAGCTGGCCGACGAAATCCGGGGAGGTCTTCGACAGGCCGTTCAACAGGTGCACCCTGAGCCTAGCGACCTTTGCGCAGGTTTGCTGCCCATGCCCGGGATGTGCCACACCGTCGGGTTACCCAGGAACGTCCTGGACGACGTAAAGATGCATCTCCCGCGATACTCGGTTGTATTCACCACCAACTACGACCTAATCACCTACTGGGTCGTCGTCTCGGCCGGAATGGCCGACCTCTTTCCCGGAGGAGATGCTTTCGATGTTGAACGCGCTGAAAGCTGGCGTCAAGATTCGACGCAGCCGAAGATCTTTTTTCTACATGGTGCGTTGCACCTTTGGCGGTCCCTAAGCTCGAACGCTGAAAGCAAGCTAACGACGAATCCAGGAGTAGCACTTCTCGACATGATCCGGTTGGCAACGGCCGACCCTGATCACGTTCCGCTGTTCATCAGCGAGGGCTCGTCGCCAGACAAAGTCGCTCGTATCGGCGCATCTCCGTACTTGTCATTTTGTGCCCGCAGCTTGGCTGCATCTCGTGCTCCGCTCACGGTGCTTGGTCAAGCCCTTGATGACGTCGATCTGCATATCCGGGAGTTAATTGAATGTCACCCGGACCGACCCGTCGCAATCGGAGTTTGGGTCGGGGACATCCCAGACCAAACAAATAGGCCGGATGTCCTTCGGGCCAGGGCAACAATGATTCGGGGCAGGCTTCCGCGGTCCCGAAATGTCACCTTCTTTGACTCCTCCGATCATCCACTAACCGATCCGGAAATGAATTGCGGCTAG
- a CDS encoding type IV secretory system conjugative DNA transfer family protein: MSRQQVLRRLTRAGTSMPNPGNTDTRMRGFASALGRFPVTLLTTSDGNAVTHHLLTPARQDFPNAALSLAHAVGAQIDVVDDPPYLSGTRVVGFLRADVHAPAVHATTRGGDAAETARRVETALRHRTDDTTWVAATLRRPRRRERRRTDRWYTHRLGSAAPVHHYRDPNAVAVTVTAGGDSAEQVRGVLSQVAAALPGFDIATRTRILRPTLTLTASVLLSCAAVAAVAALGSIRAAMLLAAALVVLLGCLVTGRIPGTGHRTVRAARRCRFDAPPLRRTVPARPSRGHPATENRNEKAATPGDYPLHLRVFLMGPGLLAGLVAPHSGAAAGQVSTRQRTAPAALLDPGVGPWIGHPDGLDDPQECDRVRLSAADMWRGVAAFGEPGSGKSALLAALYGWHCLERVTPSGRPGFPGRRNGLIAFENKGAGTTAYLRYAHAAGDQPLLVEAGDPATYGIDVFHVPTRDGRPLSVAERARVFTNMLVYAFADGEIQGRAYESLSATITAALTVTGDIAADAGLPVAHSPVFYAHVLCGGRGDTAAVDLARAITSAAVTAEKAGRPAAADLTEADTRLAFLFTGRVTEARRRDATESARRRLGELLAAEAWWTPNRPKVTWEQVVSGHHSVLINTGSTTSGITLDSRVTGYLSAILMFALRDTVERICVGWRDQGRATTIFADELKLLSADSADIIAWLHDQGRDYGVRKLFATQRDDQLPPALLTSVLDYGTVLWFSQNNPDTAARAAKDLAAGSGEGSWTPDEIINLDQYHAIVRATVDARRQPAVPVRLEFFGDRPDMLADLQGYRTELQPDAVDAPLVPATRGRR, from the coding sequence ATGAGCAGGCAGCAGGTCCTCCGGCGGCTGACCCGGGCAGGCACCTCGATGCCTAACCCGGGCAACACCGACACCCGGATGCGCGGGTTCGCCTCCGCCCTGGGTCGGTTCCCGGTCACCCTGCTGACCACCTCCGACGGTAACGCGGTGACTCATCACTTGTTGACCCCGGCCCGGCAGGACTTCCCGAACGCGGCGTTGTCCCTGGCGCACGCGGTGGGCGCCCAGATCGACGTGGTGGACGATCCGCCGTACCTGTCGGGCACCCGGGTGGTCGGCTTCCTGCGCGCCGACGTGCACGCTCCCGCGGTGCATGCGACGACCCGCGGCGGAGACGCGGCCGAGACCGCGCGGCGCGTCGAAACGGCGCTGCGGCACCGGACCGACGACACCACCTGGGTAGCCGCCACCCTGCGCCGACCCCGTCGACGTGAGCGGCGACGCACCGACCGCTGGTACACCCACCGCCTTGGCTCCGCTGCGCCGGTGCACCACTACCGGGACCCGAACGCGGTCGCGGTCACCGTCACCGCCGGCGGCGACAGCGCCGAGCAGGTCCGCGGTGTCCTGTCCCAGGTGGCGGCGGCGCTGCCCGGTTTCGACATCGCCACCCGGACCCGGATCCTGCGGCCGACGCTCACGCTGACTGCCAGCGTGCTGCTGTCATGCGCGGCGGTCGCCGCCGTCGCCGCGCTCGGGTCGATCCGCGCGGCCATGCTGCTCGCCGCAGCTCTCGTCGTGCTGCTGGGCTGCCTGGTGACGGGTCGGATCCCCGGCACCGGCCACCGCACTGTCCGGGCGGCCCGCCGGTGTCGGTTCGACGCTCCCCCGCTGCGCCGAACCGTCCCAGCCCGGCCCAGCCGGGGACACCCGGCCACCGAGAACCGGAACGAGAAGGCCGCGACGCCGGGCGACTACCCGCTGCACCTTCGGGTTTTCCTGATGGGCCCAGGTCTGTTGGCCGGCCTGGTCGCGCCGCATTCGGGGGCCGCCGCCGGGCAGGTGTCGACCCGGCAGCGGACCGCGCCGGCCGCGCTGCTCGACCCGGGTGTGGGGCCGTGGATCGGTCACCCGGATGGCCTGGACGACCCGCAGGAGTGCGACCGGGTGCGTCTGTCCGCGGCCGACATGTGGCGCGGTGTCGCCGCCTTCGGCGAGCCCGGCTCGGGCAAGTCCGCGCTGCTCGCCGCCCTGTACGGCTGGCACTGCCTCGAGCGCGTCACACCGTCCGGTCGGCCCGGCTTTCCCGGCCGGCGCAACGGACTGATCGCCTTCGAGAACAAGGGCGCCGGCACCACCGCGTACCTGCGGTACGCCCACGCCGCCGGCGACCAGCCGCTGCTGGTGGAGGCGGGCGACCCGGCCACCTACGGCATCGACGTGTTCCACGTCCCCACCCGGGACGGCCGACCACTGTCGGTCGCCGAGCGCGCCCGGGTCTTCACCAACATGCTCGTGTACGCCTTCGCCGACGGAGAGATCCAGGGCCGCGCCTACGAATCTCTGTCCGCGACGATCACCGCTGCGCTGACCGTGACCGGCGACATCGCCGCCGACGCGGGACTCCCCGTTGCGCACTCGCCGGTGTTCTACGCCCATGTGTTGTGCGGCGGACGGGGTGACACCGCCGCCGTCGACCTGGCCCGGGCCATCACCTCGGCCGCCGTCACCGCCGAGAAGGCGGGGCGCCCCGCGGCCGCCGACCTGACCGAGGCCGACACCCGATTGGCGTTCCTGTTCACCGGCCGGGTCACCGAGGCCCGCCGTCGTGACGCCACCGAGTCCGCCCGCCGCCGGCTGGGTGAGCTGCTCGCCGCCGAGGCCTGGTGGACCCCGAACCGGCCGAAGGTCACCTGGGAACAGGTCGTTTCCGGCCATCATTCGGTCCTGATCAACACCGGATCCACCACTTCCGGCATCACCTTGGACAGCCGGGTGACCGGGTACCTGTCGGCGATCCTGATGTTCGCGCTGCGCGACACGGTCGAGCGGATCTGCGTCGGCTGGCGCGACCAGGGCCGGGCTACCACGATCTTCGCCGACGAGCTGAAGCTGCTGTCCGCCGACTCCGCCGACATCATCGCCTGGCTGCACGACCAGGGGCGCGACTACGGGGTCCGCAAGCTTTTCGCCACCCAACGCGACGACCAACTCCCGCCGGCGCTGCTCACCTCCGTGCTGGACTACGGCACCGTCCTGTGGTTCTCGCAGAACAACCCGGACACCGCCGCCCGCGCCGCCAAGGATCTGGCCGCCGGCTCCGGCGAGGGCTCCTGGACTCCCGACGAGATCATCAACCTGGACCAGTACCACGCGATCGTCCGGGCGACCGTCGACGCCCGCCGGCAACCGGCCGTTCCCGTCCGCCTGGAGTTCTTCGGCGATCGGCCCGACATGCTCGCCGACCTCCAGGGCTACCGAACCGAACTCCAGCCAGACGCGGTCGACGCGCCGCTGGTCCCCGCAACGCGAGGACGTCGGTGA
- a CDS encoding nuclease-related domain-containing protein, with product MGHRTPDPRNVHGTAGAGLVDATWAANPAVARIGRNGEIRTARLLDDHRPSNTAVLHDLAVPAAGYTANIDHAVVSDNQVLLIDTKAWRSGRYWTLLGVTRRGRQRFGHADTRTPAMARDRIARMLDSRGIAATVLTPLVAVWPSSPTGTVSVRWLRMQGCTPIAADALPRRIRRIIGNRPADPRVLNALAELVGRNGQPTRIR from the coding sequence ATGGGACACAGGACGCCGGACCCCCGCAACGTCCACGGCACCGCCGGAGCTGGCCTGGTCGACGCGACCTGGGCTGCGAACCCGGCGGTCGCCCGGATCGGCCGCAACGGCGAGATCCGAACCGCCCGGCTGCTGGACGATCACCGCCCGAGCAACACGGCAGTGTTGCACGACCTGGCGGTCCCGGCCGCCGGGTACACCGCGAACATCGACCACGCCGTCGTCTCCGACAACCAGGTCCTGCTCATCGACACGAAGGCGTGGCGGTCCGGCCGGTACTGGACCCTGCTGGGGGTCACCCGGCGAGGGCGGCAACGGTTCGGCCACGCCGACACCCGAACACCGGCGATGGCGCGGGACCGGATCGCCCGGATGCTGGACTCGAGGGGCATCGCGGCGACCGTTCTCACCCCGCTGGTCGCCGTCTGGCCGTCGTCCCCGACCGGAACGGTCAGCGTCCGCTGGCTGCGGATGCAGGGGTGCACACCGATCGCCGCGGACGCACTGCCCCGCCGGATCCGCCGGATCATCGGCAACCGGCCTGCCGATCCGCGGGTGCTGAACGCGCTGGCCGAACTGGTGGGGCGCAACGGGCAGCCGACACGGATCCGCTGA
- a CDS encoding helix-turn-helix domain-containing protein, which translates to MAARQSMVTLMREARGWTQTQLAANAVMSQAVISKVETGALELDPERLARLAHALDCPPDFLERSADLPSIEITCLHRRRASTMTVNTMKRIEAVTHLSRISVEGLLSGIELAPARTFERIEIMDDRGPAAIAGELRRRWSTPNGPIRNLIGLVESAGVVIVFRSFGTTGQDAVSTWPEDPGRPPMMLINTDLPSDRLRFTVAHEFGHLVMHRLPTDNQEAEANSFAGEFLAPADEIRHELEGLRTSDFRRLMALKIEWGMSMAALIRRAHDLETITDRQYREFQVRLGKLGWRTSEPGDVARESPSIVNKIIALQRREHEYSDDELARLAGMTEPAFQRYFLADPGSSGQPPLRLDLHE; encoded by the coding sequence ATGGCCGCAAGACAGTCGATGGTGACCCTCATGCGCGAAGCTCGTGGTTGGACGCAGACGCAGCTCGCCGCGAACGCGGTCATGAGCCAGGCCGTCATCTCCAAGGTGGAGACCGGAGCCTTGGAACTCGATCCAGAGCGCCTGGCTCGCCTCGCCCACGCCCTCGACTGCCCTCCCGATTTTCTTGAGCGAAGCGCCGACCTGCCGTCGATCGAGATCACCTGCCTGCACCGCCGGCGGGCCAGCACGATGACTGTGAACACGATGAAGCGCATTGAGGCCGTTACCCACCTCTCACGAATCAGCGTAGAGGGGCTCCTCTCCGGCATCGAACTCGCACCCGCAAGGACGTTCGAGCGTATCGAGATAATGGATGACCGCGGACCGGCCGCGATCGCGGGCGAACTTCGAAGACGCTGGAGCACGCCAAACGGCCCGATCAGAAACCTGATCGGCCTCGTGGAATCTGCGGGAGTCGTCATTGTCTTCCGATCGTTCGGCACAACCGGGCAGGACGCAGTGAGCACATGGCCGGAGGATCCGGGCCGCCCACCTATGATGCTCATTAATACTGATCTGCCCTCCGACCGCCTCCGCTTCACGGTGGCGCACGAGTTCGGCCATCTGGTCATGCACAGACTGCCAACTGACAATCAGGAGGCTGAAGCGAATTCGTTTGCCGGCGAGTTCCTGGCTCCGGCGGACGAGATCCGTCACGAACTGGAGGGCCTCAGGACCAGCGACTTCCGTCGGCTGATGGCCCTCAAGATCGAATGGGGAATGTCAATGGCCGCGCTCATCCGGCGCGCGCACGATCTGGAGACGATCACTGACCGGCAGTACCGCGAGTTTCAGGTTCGGCTTGGGAAGCTCGGGTGGCGCACCAGCGAGCCAGGCGACGTTGCACGTGAGAGCCCTTCAATCGTCAACAAGATCATTGCGCTGCAGCGGCGTGAGCACGAATACTCGGATGACGAACTCGCCCGTCTCGCAGGGATGACTGAACCCGCGTTCCAGCGGTACTTCCTCGCAGACCCGGGTAGTTCCGGCCAGCCCCCGCTCAGATTGGACCTCCATGAGTAA
- a CDS encoding GNAT family N-acetyltransferase produces MQVQPDQDLFNAVFELGESHKKSVGMLPMEAWRDYACRDGLIAAIRGTVSSPTLLGFAAFRVGATRPEISLAQMVVSPGVRGGGTARRLIEFISSKHSEMRGIRLKCRRDLPAATLWPRLGFVARGDIPGRGNDGAWLTVWWRDHGHPDLLTWSGVSDSTIAVVLDTNVFIDLHGPGEDGRSKHTRTVLAANDDRIQLLVTPELGNDLNRCADDRVRFNLQKLQSAHPGINAATDLIDETFQELVADAGTAPRSDQDRSDLRHIAYTARTGVHVFLTWDEASIRRWGRSARELHDVAMVTPSELGGLLDELESAPGYTPVALLGTGYTSREAGTADSDTIRMFLDTSHGEKAPEFATRHRQLASGPQTGAHRILFFEPAGAAVAILGYTVDSAVVNVSLMRMHQFPIAQTMAAQLVAMMRVIATEADASVVRVRDRHINPLFADALIADGFHQINETYVGLSVNARSSIQELIPSLTPTISMLGSQEEAAFGTLLDSAQRLTSNTAAEVCSNLERLLRPLRIVDAPLETWLVPIKPHWSAQLFNSPPDLFGQIPELGMSVEHVYYRGGRSGETEPARIIWWVSGPSAGHAIACSELIEVIDGTPSELFRRFRRLGVWTWSEVQAAAATSGQLRALRFINTEMFAHEVPLEPLERQRGRRLRLAFPVKIDPDTFDQIITEARA; encoded by the coding sequence GTGCAGGTGCAGCCGGATCAGGATCTCTTCAACGCTGTGTTCGAACTGGGCGAGTCGCACAAGAAGTCTGTGGGAATGTTGCCTATGGAAGCATGGAGGGACTACGCGTGCCGGGATGGTTTGATCGCAGCTATCCGAGGTACCGTTTCGAGCCCGACCTTGCTCGGCTTTGCCGCTTTCCGCGTTGGAGCCACGCGACCAGAGATCTCGCTTGCCCAGATGGTCGTATCACCGGGAGTTCGCGGCGGCGGAACGGCTCGCCGACTGATCGAGTTCATTTCTAGTAAACACTCAGAGATGCGTGGGATTCGACTTAAGTGCCGCCGGGACTTACCCGCTGCAACCTTGTGGCCGCGTCTGGGTTTCGTCGCGCGCGGTGACATACCGGGTCGAGGCAATGATGGTGCCTGGTTGACTGTCTGGTGGCGCGACCATGGTCACCCCGACCTTCTCACCTGGTCAGGGGTATCCGACTCGACCATTGCGGTCGTTCTCGACACAAACGTATTTATCGACCTTCACGGACCGGGCGAGGACGGCCGCTCGAAACATACGCGCACCGTCCTCGCTGCCAACGATGACCGAATCCAACTGTTGGTCACACCCGAACTCGGCAACGATCTCAACCGCTGCGCCGACGATCGCGTCCGGTTCAATCTGCAAAAACTGCAGTCCGCGCACCCGGGAATTAACGCTGCCACCGACTTGATCGATGAGACCTTCCAAGAGCTGGTTGCAGACGCTGGGACCGCACCGCGAAGCGATCAAGATCGCAGCGATCTACGTCACATCGCCTACACAGCTCGTACAGGCGTCCATGTCTTCCTCACATGGGACGAGGCGTCTATCCGGCGGTGGGGTAGATCAGCACGCGAACTTCACGACGTCGCTATGGTGACTCCCTCCGAACTCGGGGGCCTGCTCGACGAATTGGAATCTGCCCCAGGCTATACTCCGGTTGCCTTGCTCGGCACCGGGTACACAAGCCGGGAGGCCGGGACCGCCGACTCTGATACTATCCGAATGTTCCTAGATACCTCCCATGGCGAGAAAGCCCCAGAATTTGCCACCCGGCACCGCCAGCTTGCATCCGGCCCGCAGACTGGCGCTCACAGGATTCTATTCTTCGAGCCCGCTGGTGCTGCCGTTGCGATACTTGGATACACCGTTGATAGCGCTGTCGTGAATGTCAGCCTGATGAGAATGCATCAGTTTCCAATCGCGCAGACTATGGCTGCCCAACTTGTGGCAATGATGAGGGTCATCGCAACAGAGGCGGATGCTTCAGTAGTACGGGTGCGTGATCGACATATCAATCCGCTCTTCGCCGACGCGCTTATAGCCGACGGATTTCACCAAATCAACGAGACGTACGTAGGACTCAGCGTAAATGCTCGAAGCAGTATCCAAGAGCTGATTCCATCGCTCACGCCGACAATCTCGATGCTCGGATCACAAGAAGAGGCTGCGTTTGGAACTCTTCTCGATTCAGCTCAACGCCTGACATCAAACACAGCCGCAGAAGTGTGTTCAAACTTGGAGCGCCTGCTCCGGCCGCTGCGGATCGTCGACGCGCCACTTGAAACTTGGCTTGTTCCTATCAAGCCCCACTGGTCAGCGCAATTGTTCAACAGCCCGCCCGACCTATTCGGACAGATTCCAGAGCTTGGGATGAGCGTTGAGCACGTGTACTACCGCGGGGGACGCTCAGGCGAAACGGAACCGGCACGAATTATATGGTGGGTGTCGGGACCAAGTGCGGGCCATGCCATCGCGTGCAGCGAGCTGATCGAGGTTATTGATGGAACCCCTTCCGAGCTATTTCGGCGCTTCCGGCGGCTCGGTGTCTGGACCTGGTCGGAAGTGCAGGCCGCAGCGGCGACTAGTGGTCAGCTACGTGCTCTTCGGTTTATCAACACCGAGATGTTCGCTCATGAGGTTCCGCTCGAGCCACTCGAACGACAGCGTGGTCGGCGGCTACGCCTAGCTTTCCCGGTAAAGATCGACCCCGACACCTTCGATCAGATCATCACGGAGGCACGTGCGTGA
- a CDS encoding DUF7007 domain-containing protein — MTDQQHRQPKGIRVGGQYAAQERSPSQVVLDDLGFTDDDQLDADWESANRESRSTADGPGLSERGPGVDEPGLRETRQWATAAVGVGTDTPWGTAEEIAVVAPGISRVGTAEHGGWRLSPERNAAVPDDLREESGWYELDCAWAKAAIAFPDEPGVIGINERMRGIDDRADADGITHVERVVRDHYPHEYERFTGRRVLPGQSTVRDREFTDREKLEHRMNYRAVTDDDRQLARHMYEQMGPVVAGNMDAKARKVMTIPHGMLLQGCRSGDHRVDVAVRHLGLGLREVVVFDSRGTVLGSAATRGQGELQKAMLAIGDGRVDELRTLDRRLR; from the coding sequence GTGACGGATCAGCAGCATCGGCAGCCCAAGGGGATTCGGGTCGGGGGCCAGTACGCCGCCCAGGAGCGCAGCCCATCGCAGGTCGTACTGGACGACCTCGGATTCACCGACGACGACCAGCTCGACGCCGATTGGGAGTCCGCCAACCGAGAAAGCAGATCCACCGCCGACGGACCGGGCTTGAGCGAGCGCGGCCCGGGTGTCGACGAACCGGGGTTGCGCGAGACCCGGCAATGGGCCACGGCCGCGGTCGGTGTCGGCACCGACACACCGTGGGGGACGGCGGAGGAGATCGCGGTCGTGGCACCCGGGATCAGCCGGGTCGGCACCGCCGAGCACGGTGGCTGGCGACTCAGTCCCGAACGGAACGCGGCCGTGCCCGACGACCTTCGGGAGGAGTCCGGCTGGTACGAGCTGGACTGCGCGTGGGCGAAGGCGGCGATCGCATTCCCGGACGAGCCCGGTGTCATCGGCATCAACGAGCGCATGCGCGGCATCGACGACCGCGCCGACGCGGACGGCATCACCCACGTCGAACGGGTGGTGCGCGACCACTACCCGCACGAGTACGAACGATTCACCGGCCGCCGCGTGCTGCCCGGCCAGTCCACCGTCCGGGATCGCGAGTTCACCGACCGGGAGAAGCTCGAGCATCGGATGAACTACCGGGCGGTCACCGACGACGACCGACAACTCGCCCGGCACATGTACGAGCAGATGGGCCCGGTCGTCGCGGGCAACATGGACGCGAAAGCCCGTAAGGTGATGACCATCCCACACGGCATGCTGCTGCAGGGTTGCCGATCCGGTGACCACCGGGTGGACGTCGCCGTCCGGCATCTGGGCCTCGGTCTGCGGGAAGTCGTCGTGTTCGACAGCCGGGGCACCGTGCTCGGCTCGGCCGCCACCCGAGGCCAGGGCGAATTGCAGAAGGCGATGCTCGCCATCGGCGACGGCCGGGTCGACGAACTGCGGACGCTCGACCGGCGGCTGCGTTGA